The Alistipes finegoldii DSM 17242 DNA segment GTCCGGACAATCCCGGCCGGTTACTGAGCATGCCCGCGCGTCGTATTATCCGCAGGGCGTCCGCAACCGTCTATTTATCCGAGGTCGCAATCACCAGCTCGCCTTTGCCCAGCGCATCGTGGGACACGAACCAACCCCCGACCGGATTTCCGCCGCACGTGATGCCCGTAATGCGGCGGCCCGTTCCCTCGCGGCGGATCGACCAGCGGGAACCGTCACCCAGCGACACTGCGACCTTGTCGAACAACGGCACGGTGACGATATATTCGGGATCGGCCGGGGAATAGGTGTAAAGCCCGATTGCGTTGAAGACATACCACGACGACATCTCGCCGGCGTCGTCCATGCCCGACAACGCCAGTCCTTCGGGTCCCATGCCGTAGAATCGGTCCAGAATGTGGTCGAGCAGCTCCTGCGAACGCTCCTGACGGCCGATGAAGTAATACAGGTAGGGGAAACTGTGGTCGGGCTGATTGCCGTGGCAGTACTGCCCGATAAAACCCGAAAGGTTGTCCACCTCGTAGCCTTTCCACGGAATCGAGAAGAGCTTGTCCAACTGCGCTCCGAACGCCTCGCGACTGGGATAGAGACCGATCAGCCCCTCGGTGTCGTGCGGCGCGAAGAACGCCTGCTGCCAGGCGTTGGCTTCGCGGTACATATATTCGTAATAGGGATACTGGTCGTCGAAGGGCGTGATCCACGAGCCGTCGTCGAGCCGTCCGCGCATCAGGCCCGTCGAGGGATCGAAGAGGTTTTTGTAATTGGACGTGCGCTTCATCAGCATGTCGCGGTTCGCCCGGTCTCCCAGCGCATCGGCCAGCAGCGCCACGGCATAGTCGTCGTAGGCGTATTCGAGCGTTTTCGTAACCGCGGCTTTGCATACGGTCTGCGTCACGGGATTCTCGACATCCATTTCGGGGATATAGCCGCGGGCGACATACTCGTCGAGCCACGGGCGGCTCGGCCCCTGCACGGTGGCGTTGCGCAGGACCAGCTCGTAGGCGCGCCGCACGTCGAAACCGCGGATGCCGCGCAGGTACACTCCGGCCACGAACGCCGAAGCGTGGTCGCCGTGGAAGAAGGTCGGCATGAATCCGCCCTGTTTTTCACCCCGGTCGGTGTCCGAGCTGATGACGTCGGCCGCGACATCGGGAGCCAGCAGGCCGAGCAGAATCAGCTTGTTGCGGTAATCGTCCCAATACGAAGGCCCGGTGTAATAACGGAACCCGGTATTGACGACCTCGCCGTCCGCATCGGTAAACTCGCCGTTCACATCGCTGCGCAGCGCGGGCCAGAGGAACGAGCGGTAAAGGCATGAATAGAACAATCCTTTTTCGCGCTCCGTACCTCCTTCGACACGGATCCGCCCCAGCAGATCGTTCCATACAGCGGTCGCTTCGGAGCGCACGGCGGCGAAACTCCTGCCGAGCATCTCGGCTTCGAGATTCTTCCGGGCGTTCTCCTCGCTCACGAACGAGAACCCGATCCGCAGTTCGACCGGACCGTCGCCGTCGCCGAAGCGGACGATGCGGATTTCACGGTCTCCCTCCGCAACCGGCTCGATCCCGGTCACGGGACGGTCGGCCACGGCATAGAAATACATCTTCTCGCCCGTCTGCTGCCATCCGGCGAAGGCGTTGTCGCCCTCCTTACGGATATCCCATGCGCGAACATGTTCGTTCGAACGCTGCAGGTCGGCCAGCAGAGCCGCCTGCGCCCCGGCGGGATAGGTGTATTTATGGAACGCGCAGCGCAGCGTCGAGGTCAGCTCGGCATCGACGCCGTAGCGGTCGAGAAAAACCCGGTAGTAACCCGGAGCGGCCGATTCGCGCGCATGGCTGTAGGGCGAACAATAGTCTCCGGGAAGCGGCGTGCCCGTGACGGGCAGCAGCGGAATATGGCAGAGGTTCCAATGCCCCTTGTTGGTGTGGGTAAAGCCGTAAATCACGCTATCCTCATACTGGTAGCCCGCCCCGCTGTGGAATTTGGTGACGGGGCTGACCTGCACCATGGCGTTGGGAAGCGACGAGCCGGGGAAGACTTCGGCGCCCCACGTACGTTTGGTGGGCTTGAAGCCCAGATCGACGCTGTCCCAGAGCGTCGCGGTTCCCAGCAGGGGATTCACATAGTCGGTAAGGGGTTTCTGCTTCGGCGCGCACCCGGCGGCCAAGGCGAACAATACGATACAAAGTCCGGTTTTCAACATAAGCGGTGAGAATTCGTTTCAGACAAAATTAGCGCTTTTCATCCGGCACGTGCAACCCCTTTCGGGCAAAAAAACTATCTTTGTCCCGCAGGCGGACTACTCTTGCACAAAACCGGACACGACACATGGAGACACTCACGCAATTTCTGATCGACTGGGGCTACTGGGGCCTTTTCTTCTCGGCGCTGATCGCCGGAAGCGTCGTGCCGTTCAGCTCCGAGGCCGTGATGCTCGTACTGGTGCACATGGGGCTGGACCCCGTGCTGTGCGTCGTCTCCGCGGCATCGGGCAATACACTGGGCGGCATGAGCTGTTACTGGATCGGCACGCTCGGCAAGAGCGAATGGATCACGCGGCTGGGCGTAAAGGAGAAACAGCTGGACAAGGCCCGCCGGTTTCTCGCAGGGCGCGGGGCGATGATGGCCTTCTTCTCGTTCCTGCCCACCATCGGCGAAGCCATCGCCATCGTCCTCGGCCTGATGCGCAGCAACGTCTGGCTCACGGGCGGCTCGATGCTCGCCGGCAAGACACTGCGTTATATCGTCGTGCTGGCGACTTTCCAAGGCGCCGCATCGCTTCTCTAAATCCTCAACGCATGGAATTCGAAATCGTAAAAACCGACACTCCGGACCGCAGCCTGCTGTTGCTGGCCGACGAATCGGAAGAGTCCGTGGCCGACTACGCCGGCCGCGGCACGACCTATGCCGCATGCCGGAGCGGGCAAATCCTCGGCCAGTACGTATTGCTGCATACGCGGCCCTTCACGGCCGAAGTGGTCAACATCGCCGTCGCGCCCGAATACCAGCGCCGCGGCATCGCCACGGCGTTATTGCAGCATGCCGTACGAACGGCCCGCGATGCGGGGTTCCGACTGCTCGAAATCGGCACGGGAGACATCGGCGCGGGACAGATCGCCCTGTACGAACGGTGCGGTTTCGTCCGCTGCGGCATCGACGAAGACTACTTCCGGAAGCACTACCCCGCTCCGATTTTCGAAAACGGCGTAGAGTGCCGCCACATGGTGCGCCTGCGCATGGAGCTGAGATAACGGATCATGTCGGTCGGATGGAACCCGTGGCACGGATGCCGCAAGATCAGCGAAGGCTGCCGCCACTGCTACGTATACCGGCAGGACGAACGGCACGACAAGGACAGCAGCGAGGTGCGTAAAACCTCGGCGTTCAACCTGCCCGTGCGCCGGAGCCGCGACGGACGGTTCAAGGTTCCTGCCGGAGAGATGGTCTACACCTGCTTCACGTCGGATTTTCTGGTCGAAGAGGCCGACGCATGGCGCGCCGAGGCGTGGGAGATGATCCGCACGCGCAGCGACCTGCGCTTCTTCTTCATCACCAAACGCATAGACCGCCTGATGCAGGTCCTGCCGCCCGACTGGGGCGACGGCTACGAGAATCTGATCGTGGGCTGCACAGTCGAGAATCAGGCGGCGGCCGACCGCCGGCTTCCGCTGTTGCTGGAAGCGCCCCTGCGCCACAAGCTGATCGTCTGCGCACCGCTGCTCGGACCGCTCGACATCGCGCAATACCTCACCTCCGAGATCGAGGAGGTCTCCGCGGGCGGCGAATCGGGCAACGATGCCCGTCCGTGCGACTTCGACTGGGTGCTTTCGATCCGCCGGCAGTGTCTCGATGCGGACATTCCCTTCTGCTACCACCAGACGGGCGCACGGCTCGTCAAAGACGGCCGGCTGTACCGCATCCGCCGCCGGTTCCAGCACGCGCAGGCCCGCAAGGCGGGAATAGACTACAAGGTAAAACGATAGCCGCCCCGGTTTCCCGGAGCGGCTTGCTCAATACTACGGCATGTGATGCGGTCAGGCGTTGTTCGCGGCCAGCGGCGAAGCCTGCTGGTATACGCGCGCGGCCAGCTCCTTGTCGAGCGTATAAAGCCCGAACTTGTTGCCTTCGACGGCCTCGCATGCGGTGATCATGTCGCGGGCCGACTCCTCCTCCTCGACCTGCTCGTCCACGAACCATACGAGCATGTTGGCCGAAGCGAAATCCTTGTCTTCGGCGGCGATCGACGCAAGGTTGTTGATCATCGAAGTCACCACCTTCTCATGCTCCAGCGTATCCTTGAACATGTCCAGCGGCGAAGTCCACTCGGTGCGCACTTCGGCGATCGGCTTCAGCTCGACTTTGGCGTCGCGCGAATTGATGTAGTTCATCAGGATGCGGGCGTGGTCCTGCTCCTCCTGAAACTGTACGAAGAACCAGTTGGCGACACCCTTCAGCCCCTTGGCCTCGGCGTCCATCGACATCGAAAGATAGAGATAGGCCGACCAAAGCTCGGCATTGATCTGCTCGTTCAGAGCGTCATGTAATTTCTTGCTTAACATAGCTGTATTGTTTTAAGTTTGTGTTATTCTTTCCTGATACAAATATACAATAGTTTTCGCCGATTTGTACGGAAATCCCATCACATTATTTTATAACACAATAGTCCCCGGTTATAACAAAAAAGACGGAACCTTCGCCGTGAAGATTCCGTCCCTGCCGGGGTATGCCGTCAGAAAATCGTGCCGTCGGCCTGAATGCGCAGTTCCGCTTCGCGGTCCGACTGCGGGTCCTCCAGTTCGAAGAGATACCACTGGCGTTCAGGGCTGTCGTAATGGTCTATGTCGTCGATCTCCCAGCCCGCGTACTGCGATGTCTGAAACGCCTGCATCACCGCTGCGGGGACCTCGCTCCTGCGCACTTCGGTTTTGGTCCGGAGCCAAGCGTCGCCGGCGCCGAAATAAACCTCGCGCGGCGTACGGCCGTCGATAATTTCGACTTCGAGTCCGCCTTTTTCACGCTCCGCATCGACGATGCGGGCGCCCGGATATTTCCGTCCGATAAAATCCTTCACAGCCTGCGGAAGCTCCTGCGGAAGCATATCCCCGTGGTCGCGGTCACCGTCCGCATCGGGCACGGCGCGCAGCAACACGCCGTCTTCCGAATAGACAAGCTCATACTCAGCGTCGCGCTGCTCGACTTCGAGCACATAGACCGTCTCCAATCCTTCGCGCGTCAGCTTATCCGCGTCGTCCACATGCCATGCGGCGTACTCGCCGCTTTCGAAAGCGGTGCGCACCGCCTGCGGCAGCAGGGCGTAAGGTACGTCCTCTTCGGTCATGTACCATTTGCCCGCGGCGTCGAACCACGCCTGCATGTCGGTTCCGCCTTCACGGAATTCGGCGACCAGATAGCCCTGCTTCCCCGCCCATTCGACATGTCCCGCACCGGGGAACATCCGTCCGAACGTATCCTGCACTGCGGCCGGAACCTTCACCGAATCGTCGTCGTCATCGCAGCCCGTCATCGCACCCAGCGACGCGAGGGCCAGCATCAACACTGCGAACTTTTTCATAATACCTCGCATAAAGGGCTGTCCACTAATTGTCGATATCGATCAGACGGAACTTGAGGTCGAACTTCAGGTCGAGTCCGTTGTCCAGCTCCACCTCGTAATCGCGGCGGTCGCGGTCGATGGCGACGATCTTGTTTTTGGGGTAATTCTTGGTCACATAATCGCGGATCTGCTGCGGAACGATTGCCGCCGGCACCTCGCCGTATTTGCATTCGACGTCCTTCCACTCGCCGTTCTTGGCGAATTCGACTTTGGCGCCGTTTACGAATACGACCTTGTAATCCTTGTCGAAAAGCTCCTCGTCCACCTTCGAGAAGGAGACTTCGACGCCTGCGAAGTGGGTTTTGATAAACTCCTGCGACACGGCCGGAAGTTCGCCGACGGCGATCGGACGGTCGTTGCCTGCGAAGGCGGGAGCGGAAGTTGCGAGCAGGGCTGCGCCTGCGAGAATCATCATGAGCTTTTTCATAATCGTTTTGCTATTTTGGTTCAACATTGCTTATCGTTTACAATGCAAAGTTGCGACCTAAAGTTGAAACGAATTTGAAATAAACGCCCCGATACGCTTTTTTTTGATTTTTATTTCGGAAAATGCACCGTGAAACAGTGGCACCTATTTATATACGCATATTCGGTCCGCAAACCGTAAAGACGGCACACGGCATCGACGATCGAAAGGCCCAGCCCCGTCGAACCCTCCTTTTTGGCCCCCTGATAAAAGCGTTCGAAGATATGGTCCGCATCGAGCGCACCGCCCGCACCGCTGTTGCAGACGCTCAGACGATCCCCGGAAACGGTCACCGTCACTTCGCCGCCCGCATCTCCGTGGACATAGGCGTTTTTCAGCAGGTTCGTGACCAAACTGGCCCCCAGCGACGAATTCATGCGGGCCGCAAGCCGGCCCTCTTCGCGCAGGGAGAGGCGCATGCCCCGCCCGGCGTAAATCTCAGACATATCTTCGGCCGTACGCCTGACCAGCGCATTGAAATCGACCTGCTCCGTTTCGGGGAACTGGCCGTTCTCGATCTTCGACAGCAACAACAGCGAACGGTTGAGCCGCACCAGATAATCGAGCGTCCGCTGCACCTTCATAATCTCGCCCAACTGCTCCTCGCTCAACGCCGAGCCGTCGCCTACGAGCATCTCCAGCCGGTTGCGGCAAACCGCCAGCGGCGTCTGCATTTCGTGCGACGCATTGCCGATGAACTGCTTCTGGCGGTCGAACAGCACTTCGGCCCGCTCGGCATTGCGGATCGCCGCCTCGTTCAGCCGCCGGAATTCGGCGATCTTCGTATCGTTGGCCAGCGGAGCGTTCTTTCCGCCTACCCTGTAGCCGTCGAGCCACCTCAGCAGGGCATACAGGGGCCGCAGGGTGCGGTGGAGCACCAGTATGTTGATCAGCAGAATGGTCAGCAGCAGGAAAAGATACAGATAGACGATCCACCAGAGAATCGCCTCCTGCAAATCGTCCTTCTCGATGGTCGGCGTCATCACGGTAAGCTCCTTATAGCTTCCCTCCCGGTCGCGGAAGATCATCCGCAGCACGCGCGCCGGCTCCTCCTCGTCCTTCTCCGGAATGAAAATCTCCTCGTCGCTGTAAACCATATGGGGCCGTGCGGCGGCGTATTCAGCCGAGACGTCGTGCAGGAAATAGCCGTTGTTGCTGCCCGAAAACGCCGCAGGAAGCTCACGGCCCGCAAGATTGCGTTTCACAAGCACCTCGGCATAGTTTTCGAGCGAATCGTCGACTTCGTCGTTGATCTCGTCGATCATCGTGAAATAGAAAAGCACCGCCCACGCCGCCAGCAGCAGCGAGAGCGCCCAAGACATATGGAGCAGGATACGGTAAACGAGTTTCATGGCGTAACGAGTTTATAGCCGAAGCCGTAAACGGCGCGGATTTCGATGTCCGCTTGCGCGTCGTGCAGCCGGCGGCGCAGGTTTTTCATCTGGGCGTAGACGAAATCGAAATTGTCGGCTTGGTCGATGTGGTCGCCCCACACGGCTTCGGCCAGCGTCGTCTTGTCGATCATATGGTTCGGGCGGCTCATGAAATAATAGAGTATATCGTACTCCTTGCGCAGCAGTTCGACCTCCCGGCCCGCGATTTCCACCCGGCGGCTGTCGGGAAACAGCCGCACGTTTCCGGCATCGAGACTCTCCTGACCGCCGCGCTGGTGGCGGCGCACGACGCTCCGGATACGGGCGCTCAGTTCCGCGAGGTGGAAGGGTTTGGGCAGGTAGTCGTCGGCCCCCAGTTCGAGGCCCTCGATCTTGTCGTCGAGCGAGTCGCGGGCCGAAATGATGATGATTCCCGCCTGCCTGCGCTGCCGCTTCAGCTCTTCGAGCAGTTGCAGGCCGCTCCCGTCGGGCAGCATGATGTCCAGCAGGATGCAGTCGTAATCGTATCCGGCGATCTTGTCGAGCGCCGACGCATAATCGGCGGCCTGCTCGACCACATACTGTTCCCGGCGCAGGGTCTGCACCATGATCTCCCGCAGGGAGGGTTCGTCTTCGACAATCAGAATTTTCATAACCGCATTTTTTCCGGATGCAAAACTAATGCGCGAATCCGAAAAGAAACTGAAACCGCACATGTTCCGCGAAAGCCAAATATACGAAAATTCCCGGTTCCCCGAAACGCAAGGCGCCCCGGAATATGCAGAAAAGAGACGGAAACCATCACTGGTTTCCGTCTCTCTGTAGTCTATTTCTTCGGCGGGCATCCGCCCGCACCGGAAAACTATTTCTCCGAAGAATCGATCTGGCAGGCTTTCGAACCGTCGTAAGCCCACTTCACATAGATCGCGCCCCACGTATAACCGCCGCCGAAAGCCGACAGAATCAGGTTGTCGCCCTTGCGCAGCTCTTTCTCGTAATCGTAAAGACACGAAGGAATCGTCGCGGCGGTCGTGTTGCCGTTGCGGTCGATGTTGATCATGCACTTCTCATGTTCGAGTCCCATGCGGCGCGCCGTGGCGTCGATGATGCGCAGGTTGGCCTGATGGGGCACCAGATAACGCACATCCGCAGAGGTAAGTCCGTTGCGCTCCATGATCTCGACCGACACGTCGGCCATCTTCGAAACGGCGGCCTTGAACACGGCGTGTCCGTCCCACATGATCGTATGCCAATTGTTCTGCACGGTCTCGACCGAAGCCGGATAGCGCGAACCGCCCGCCTTCATGTAGAGCTGCAGCTCGCCCGAACCGTCCGAACGGAGAATCTCGTCCAGAACGCCGTATCCCTCTTCATTGGGTTCCAGCAGTACGGCGGCGGCGCCGTCGCCGAAGATCGGACAGGTGGAACGGTCGGTGTAGTCCACGATCGACGACATCTTGTCGGCGCCGACGACCACGACCTTCTTGCACGAACCCGACTCGATGAATTTCGCACCCGTCGTAAGGGCGAAAAGGAAGCCGCTGCACGCCGCCGAAACGTCGTATGCAAAGGCGTTCTTGCATCCCGCCTGATCGGCGATCAGGTTGCCCGTCGAGGGGAAAAACATATCGGGAGTCACCGTAGCGCAAATCACCAGATCGATCTCCATCGGGTCCACCCCCGCTTTGTCTAGAAGGTTGATGACCGCGCGGGCGCCCATGTAGGAGGAACCTACGCCCTCACCCTTGAGGATATGGCGCGTCTTGACGCCGATATGCGACATGATCCATTCGTCGGACGTATCGACCATGGTGCTCAACTCTTCATTCGTAAGGATGTAATCCGGCAGATACTCACCTACACCCGTTATCGCTGCTGTTATTTTACCCATTAACTTTCTCTCCTAAATTGTGTGATTAATTTTTGAAAGCATGCTGCAGTTTGACGGTAAGGTCCGCCTTGATGCACTGCTCCGTCGAAAGGATCATGCTTTTGATCGCGCGGGCCGACGAGATGCCGTGGCCGATGATTACGGGCGCATTGACGCCGAGCACGGGCGTACCGCCCACGTTTTCGTAATTCATCGCGTCCCAGAACGCATTGCCGCCGCCCAGCTTCTTGTTGATGCGGTAAAGCCCCTCGGCCATCTTCAGCACCGTATTGCCCACGAAACCGTCGCAGACGATCACGTCGGCGACTTGGCCCGTAAAGATGTACGAACCTTCGACATTGCCCACGAAATTGATGCGTCCGTCCTCCTTCAGCAGTTCGTAGGTCGCCTTGGTCTGGGCGTTGCCCTTGGTCTCCTCCTCGCCGATGTTGAGTACGGCGACGCGGGGTTTCCCGATTCCGAGCACGGCTTCGGCGTAGATCGAACCTATCAGTCCGTACTGCGCCAGCACTTCGGGCTTGCAGTCCACGTTCAGCCCCACGTCCAGCAGAAGCGCGGGACGCCCCGCAATCGTGGGAACGATGGACGAGATCGCGGGACGGATGACCCCTTCGATCGGTTTTACCGCATACATCGAGCCGACCATCATGGCGCCCGTACTGCCGGCGCTGGCAAAACCGTCGATGGCGCCTTTGGCCAGATAGCCGAAACCTACCGTAATGCTCGAATCG contains these protein-coding regions:
- the plsX gene encoding phosphate acyltransferase PlsX; amino-acid sequence: MLKIGVDAMGGDFAPEAAVQGAVLALEAIGPDSRIVLFGDEAKIKAVLEAEGCSAERFDIVATTEVIEMGDHPAKAFQAKADSSITVGFGYLAKGAIDGFASAGSTGAMMVGSMYAVKPIEGVIRPAISSIVPTIAGRPALLLDVGLNVDCKPEVLAQYGLIGSIYAEAVLGIGKPRVAVLNIGEEETKGNAQTKATYELLKEDGRINFVGNVEGSYIFTGQVADVIVCDGFVGNTVLKMAEGLYRINKKLGGGNAFWDAMNYENVGGTPVLGVNAPVIIGHGISSARAIKSMILSTEQCIKADLTVKLQHAFKN
- a CDS encoding PepSY-like domain-containing protein translates to MKKFAVLMLALASLGAMTGCDDDDDSVKVPAAVQDTFGRMFPGAGHVEWAGKQGYLVAEFREGGTDMQAWFDAAGKWYMTEEDVPYALLPQAVRTAFESGEYAAWHVDDADKLTREGLETVYVLEVEQRDAEYELVYSEDGVLLRAVPDADGDRDHGDMLPQELPQAVKDFIGRKYPGARIVDAEREKGGLEVEIIDGRTPREVYFGAGDAWLRTKTEVRRSEVPAAVMQAFQTSQYAGWEIDDIDHYDSPERQWYLFELEDPQSDREAELRIQADGTIF
- a CDS encoding GH92 family glycosyl hydrolase — encoded protein: MLKTGLCIVLFALAAGCAPKQKPLTDYVNPLLGTATLWDSVDLGFKPTKRTWGAEVFPGSSLPNAMVQVSPVTKFHSGAGYQYEDSVIYGFTHTNKGHWNLCHIPLLPVTGTPLPGDYCSPYSHARESAAPGYYRVFLDRYGVDAELTSTLRCAFHKYTYPAGAQAALLADLQRSNEHVRAWDIRKEGDNAFAGWQQTGEKMYFYAVADRPVTGIEPVAEGDREIRIVRFGDGDGPVELRIGFSFVSEENARKNLEAEMLGRSFAAVRSEATAVWNDLLGRIRVEGGTEREKGLFYSCLYRSFLWPALRSDVNGEFTDADGEVVNTGFRYYTGPSYWDDYRNKLILLGLLAPDVAADVISSDTDRGEKQGGFMPTFFHGDHASAFVAGVYLRGIRGFDVRRAYELVLRNATVQGPSRPWLDEYVARGYIPEMDVENPVTQTVCKAAVTKTLEYAYDDYAVALLADALGDRANRDMLMKRTSNYKNLFDPSTGLMRGRLDDGSWITPFDDQYPYYEYMYREANAWQQAFFAPHDTEGLIGLYPSREAFGAQLDKLFSIPWKGYEVDNLSGFIGQYCHGNQPDHSFPYLYYFIGRQERSQELLDHILDRFYGMGPEGLALSGMDDAGEMSSWYVFNAIGLYTYSPADPEYIVTVPLFDKVAVSLGDGSRWSIRREGTGRRITGITCGGNPVGGWFVSHDALGKGELVIATSDK
- a CDS encoding beta-ketoacyl-ACP synthase III, whose amino-acid sequence is MGKITAAITGVGEYLPDYILTNEELSTMVDTSDEWIMSHIGVKTRHILKGEGVGSSYMGARAVINLLDKAGVDPMEIDLVICATVTPDMFFPSTGNLIADQAGCKNAFAYDVSAACSGFLFALTTGAKFIESGSCKKVVVVGADKMSSIVDYTDRSTCPIFGDGAAAVLLEPNEEGYGVLDEILRSDGSGELQLYMKAGGSRYPASVETVQNNWHTIMWDGHAVFKAAVSKMADVSVEIMERNGLTSADVRYLVPHQANLRIIDATARRMGLEHEKCMINIDRNGNTTAATIPSCLYDYEKELRKGDNLILSAFGGGYTWGAIYVKWAYDGSKACQIDSSEK
- a CDS encoding sensor histidine kinase, coding for MKLVYRILLHMSWALSLLLAAWAVLFYFTMIDEINDEVDDSLENYAEVLVKRNLAGRELPAAFSGSNNGYFLHDVSAEYAAARPHMVYSDEEIFIPEKDEEEPARVLRMIFRDREGSYKELTVMTPTIEKDDLQEAILWWIVYLYLFLLLTILLINILVLHRTLRPLYALLRWLDGYRVGGKNAPLANDTKIAEFRRLNEAAIRNAERAEVLFDRQKQFIGNASHEMQTPLAVCRNRLEMLVGDGSALSEEQLGEIMKVQRTLDYLVRLNRSLLLLSKIENGQFPETEQVDFNALVRRTAEDMSEIYAGRGMRLSLREEGRLAARMNSSLGASLVTNLLKNAYVHGDAGGEVTVTVSGDRLSVCNSGAGGALDADHIFERFYQGAKKEGSTGLGLSIVDAVCRLYGLRTEYAYINRCHCFTVHFPK
- a CDS encoding PepSY-like domain-containing protein — translated: MKKLMMILAGAALLATSAPAFAGNDRPIAVGELPAVSQEFIKTHFAGVEVSFSKVDEELFDKDYKVVFVNGAKVEFAKNGEWKDVECKYGEVPAAIVPQQIRDYVTKNYPKNKIVAIDRDRRDYEVELDNGLDLKFDLKFRLIDIDN
- a CDS encoding YqaA family protein; the protein is METLTQFLIDWGYWGLFFSALIAGSVVPFSSEAVMLVLVHMGLDPVLCVVSAASGNTLGGMSCYWIGTLGKSEWITRLGVKEKQLDKARRFLAGRGAMMAFFSFLPTIGEAIAIVLGLMRSNVWLTGGSMLAGKTLRYIVVLATFQGAASLL
- a CDS encoding DUF5131 family protein, whose translation is MSVGWNPWHGCRKISEGCRHCYVYRQDERHDKDSSEVRKTSAFNLPVRRSRDGRFKVPAGEMVYTCFTSDFLVEEADAWRAEAWEMIRTRSDLRFFFITKRIDRLMQVLPPDWGDGYENLIVGCTVENQAAADRRLPLLLEAPLRHKLIVCAPLLGPLDIAQYLTSEIEEVSAGGESGNDARPCDFDWVLSIRRQCLDADIPFCYHQTGARLVKDGRLYRIRRRFQHAQARKAGIDYKVKR
- a CDS encoding ferritin yields the protein MLSKKLHDALNEQINAELWSAYLYLSMSMDAEAKGLKGVANWFFVQFQEEQDHARILMNYINSRDAKVELKPIAEVRTEWTSPLDMFKDTLEHEKVVTSMINNLASIAAEDKDFASANMLVWFVDEQVEEEESARDMITACEAVEGNKFGLYTLDKELAARVYQQASPLAANNA
- a CDS encoding response regulator transcription factor yields the protein MKILIVEDEPSLREIMVQTLRREQYVVEQAADYASALDKIAGYDYDCILLDIMLPDGSGLQLLEELKRQRRQAGIIIISARDSLDDKIEGLELGADDYLPKPFHLAELSARIRSVVRRHQRGGQESLDAGNVRLFPDSRRVEIAGREVELLRKEYDILYYFMSRPNHMIDKTTLAEAVWGDHIDQADNFDFVYAQMKNLRRRLHDAQADIEIRAVYGFGYKLVTP
- a CDS encoding GNAT family N-acetyltransferase codes for the protein MEFEIVKTDTPDRSLLLLADESEESVADYAGRGTTYAACRSGQILGQYVLLHTRPFTAEVVNIAVAPEYQRRGIATALLQHAVRTARDAGFRLLEIGTGDIGAGQIALYERCGFVRCGIDEDYFRKHYPAPIFENGVECRHMVRLRMELR